GGCTGTGGCCACCATGGGGCTGACTGTTTCCTTCATTACACTGGCGGAAGCTGCTGCTACCGCAGCTGCACCAAGCAGCGAGCCTTCTGTTAATGTTGTTCCCCACTTGTACAATCTCCTCCTTATAGAATAAATAATATATTTGGTAAATTTATTATAGTTGATGCAAGATAAACAAGCTGTATGCATAACTACACATCGTAAGGTAGGAATATTCATGCAGTTTAGGCAGTTCAGCATTGTTAGGATGCAATTCTTACCATGATAATACTAAGAAAATTGTATTTTTAAATACAATTCACAAAGTAAATATGAATGAATTTAAATCACGACTTGTATTTTGAGATCTTTGGTGTATCAGGACACAATATTATGGAGTAGTTAGGTTGTACCCATGTCGGGCACACAAAGACAACCCCATGAAATAAAATCATGGGGTTTACTAGATTAGTACTTTTGCTTTTTGTCCAGATTCTTTGACAAAATCAGTTAAAATCAGCAGTTCCTAAGTCCATAATGACGAAATTCCGATTGAATCCGAGTCTCAAAGTCTTTGCAAAAATATATCTGACGACGAGTTATTTTGATTAATCCACTTTTTTTGAGATTGTTTAAATGCATTGTTACATTTTCGCGGGTTGAACCAATAATATCGGCGATTTCCTGATGTGAAAAACTGTATTGAGCTCGGTACCAACCGTAATCTTCTATGTGATTTAGTTTACAGAGATTGCGCAAAAATAATAATAACTGTTGTTTTGGGCTATAGAAAGATGAACTTTCTACGCTGTCATTTAAAACAGCTATAATGTCACACAAGCATTCCATATAAGCAAATGCTAACATTGGATCACATATTATACCTTCCAGAGTTTGTTTTTTAGAGATATAAAATAAGGTGGTGTCTTGATAAGCATTTACTTCATATTGAGGGCTTTCAAAGCCCATAACGACATCGATAATGCCGTAAATCCCCCCGGGTCTTAAGATTCCAAGAGTTCTTTGCTTGCCGTTCAAACCTAAAGAACGAATTCCCAGCAAACCATCTTCCAAACAGTAGACGTTTGTCAATTCTTCTCCATATTCTAAAAATACTTGTCCCTTTTTGACTACCATGCGTTGATTGAATTTTTTTATATAGTCAATAATTCTCCTCCTTGTATTGAGCCAGGGATAATTTGAAAGATGAGACAAAGTATCATCATCCTTAGCCACCCCAATAACCTCCTTTAAAGTGAAAAAGCCAAAGGCTTAAATTTCAAGAAAAACACGCCTTACCCAATCATAAAAGTTATGAAGAAAAAAACAGTGCGATAAGAAAACGGTCAAACACAAAAAGGTAACAACTAAATCCCGTGAACATTGGTTTTTCGGTAAAATAAGATGTCATACAAATCAACCAAAAATAGGATGTTATCACTGTTCATGTGAAAAACCAGTCAAAGAAATTGAAAGGGTACTCCAATATCATGGTTATTAAATCAAAATCATTATAAATTAGATCGTGAAATGATTCAAGGTAAAACCGCTTTACCGACAAGTTTTACTTAAAAATGGACATTTTGAAATTTAGAGATTGCCATAGATTATTTTGCGGACCTTAAAAAATTTCACGTTTCAAATTATTATCAAGCAAAAAGTCCCTTGCTTTTTGGCGCAGATACTGCGTCTGTAAGAGATTGATGTCATCAAACTGCACAGGAATCTGCCCATTGTTCTCTTTATCGATTATTCGTTCCTCTAGATAACTGATTTCATCTGCTGTCAGACTAATACCTTCTTTTTCAATCACAGCATCGATAATACGCTCTCTGATAACTCTCCTGGCTGCTTCGTCCTTACATTCGGCCAGCAGTTCGTCAGCCGTTATTCCTCTATGGATCAAATAAGTCATTAGTTCCATATTGTCAACATTTTTGAGTTCTTCCGTAAATTTCTTGTACAAATCTTCTGCCGCCAAATCTAATTTTTCCTCATCAAATTCATATTTGCACCGTTCAATTAGAGCTTGAAACACCAGATTAAGATTTGCCTCCCGTTCCTTAACCTTTTTTTCCTGGGTGATCCTCTCTGTCAACATTTTTTCAAAGTATTCCAAGTTTCTTACATTAGGTTCTATTCTCTGAATAAATTCTTTAGTCAGTTCAGGTTTCTTTTCAATAAGAACGCTTTTAATTTTAATGGAAAAAGTAATCATGCATCCCCACAAACGCTGAAATTCAAAGGCATCGGGCTGAATAACCGTCTCAAAATTTACAGTGTCACCCATCTTCTTTCCCAGAAGGTTGGTGGTAATTTCCTGTAATACATCATCACTGCCTACTCTAAATTTTGAACCAAAATCTCTTATAACCGGTACAGATGTTCCCTTTTCCATAGCTTCAATATCTATTATTACGTAATCACCCTTTTCAATCGGTTCATTTCTTTTTTCTTCTTCAATTTCGTCAAAAGAATTTAAGATATAATCTATGGCTCGGTTTATGTCGTTCTCTCCAGCTGACGTATCAAAACGCTTGACGTTTAAGTCTTTATATTGTCCAAGTTCGAACTGTCTCATTCTATCATTCCTCCTAATAATTTCTATTTGGATTCACAGTTGTCATCCTCTTTAGCTATTTATGAATATTACGAAGATGAACCAGATAGTAGCTGAAAATACTATCTGGTTCAATTCGAACCCAAAACTATTACAATGTTGTTAAGGTGCAATAGTATCGGATTTCTTATTTGTTGCCTTTGCTTTAAGGTTAGCCAACCTATAGGTAATAATTGCAGGAATAAGGGCAGTGCCTCCAAAGAAAATAAATCCCATGGCTATAGCTTGGTATTCATGTTCCTTAAAGCTGGAATATCCCCAAGCCATTGCAAACACCAGAAAAAAGTTCGCAAGAAATCCACAGAGCTGCAGGGGTATGGTAGCTTTTCCCTTGCCCTTCAAATACCACCAAATACCGTATTGAATAAGTAGTAATATTACACCCAAACTCATCCAAATCAACACATCAAAAATTTTCACAATTTTTCTCCTTTCAAAGCCTCGGCTCAGACAATCAGCGATGGGTAAACTTGATAGCAAAAGATGATTATCGAATAGGCTCCGGATTATTCCAGAAGTCTCTTACCTTGTTTGTAATATAGCCCGATGAAACTCTTTCGTCTGCATTTACCGGTCCGCCGTAGCCGAACCATTCATCAAACTTACGGGCTGCATCCTGGACCAATGGAATTTGAGTTGCAATTCTGGCGACATCGTGGTTCCATGTTTTGAGCTTATTCCATGAGCATACC
The sequence above is drawn from the Dehalobacter sp. 12DCB1 genome and encodes:
- a CDS encoding tetrachloroethene dehalogenase; this translates as MKIFDVLIWMSLGVILLLIQYGIWWYLKGKGKATIPLQLCGFLANFFLVFAMAWGYSSFKEHEYQAIAMGFIFFGGTALIPAIITYRLANLKAKATNKKSDTIAP
- a CDS encoding trigger factor — its product is MRQFELGQYKDLNVKRFDTSAGENDINRAIDYILNSFDEIEEEKRNEPIEKGDYVIIDIEAMEKGTSVPVIRDFGSKFRVGSDDVLQEITTNLLGKKMGDTVNFETVIQPDAFEFQRLWGCMITFSIKIKSVLIEKKPELTKEFIQRIEPNVRNLEYFEKMLTERITQEKKVKEREANLNLVFQALIERCKYEFDEEKLDLAAEDLYKKFTEELKNVDNMELMTYLIHRGITADELLAECKDEAARRVIRERIIDAVIEKEGISLTADEISYLEERIIDKENNGQIPVQFDDINLLQTQYLRQKARDFLLDNNLKREIF
- a CDS encoding Crp/Fnr family transcriptional regulator: MAKDDDTLSHLSNYPWLNTRRRIIDYIKKFNQRMVVKKGQVFLEYGEELTNVYCLEDGLLGIRSLGLNGKQRTLGILRPGGIYGIIDVVMGFESPQYEVNAYQDTTLFYISKKQTLEGIICDPMLAFAYMECLCDIIAVLNDSVESSSFYSPKQQLLLFLRNLCKLNHIEDYGWYRAQYSFSHQEIADIIGSTRENVTMHLNNLKKSGLIKITRRQIYFCKDFETRIQSEFRHYGLRNC